The Radiobacillus deserti genomic interval TCCCTATAGCTTTTCCGATTTCAGGAAGCTTAGAAGGCCCAAACACGACAAGTGCAATAATGAGAATTAATATTAACCCCGGAAAACCGATGTTAGATAGCATGTGGATTCACTCCAATTCAAAAAATTCTAAGTAAATGATAGCTTGTCTATCTTGGTTACATTATATTGCGTTTTCATTCCAACGTCTATATTAACATAACAGATAATCATATGATACTAAAACTGGATCAGATAAACTTATGCTCGATCATATTGACGAAAATAATAATCATACGGATTGTTATCGTCCTTTTCTCCTTTTTTCTCGCTCGTTAATACCCATTCAGCTGGATTAAAATTAGGAAAATACGTATCGCCTTTAAAGGATTCATCTATATACGTAATATACATTCGATCCACATGTGGCAGCATTTGTTCAAAAATTTTGCCTCCTCCAATGATGAAAAGCTCTCGATTAGGGGATTCTTTCTCCCATTGTAAAATGGTATCCAATGAATGAATCACGATACACCCGTCTTGTTTATAAGCATAGTCTGTTGTAACAATAACATTCGTCCGATTTGGCAAAGGTTTACCCATAGATTCAAACGTTCTTCTTCCCATAATAACTGTTTGGGAAGTGGTTAATTCTTTAAAGAATTTTAAGTCTTTAGGGAGTCTCCAAGGCAAATTATTCTCATAACCAATAACACGGTTCCTATCCATTGCGACTAGAAATGATAACAAAACATTCTCCCTCCTTCTCTACACAGCAACTGGAGCTTTAATGGAAGGATGAGGGTCGTATCCTTCCAGAGCTAAGTCCTCCATCTCAAAGTCAAATACAGACTTTTTCTCTGGATTTAACTTTAAGTTTGGAAGTGATTTTGGTTCTCTGCTTAACTGTGTTAATACTTGTTCTTTGTGATTGGAGTAAATATGAGCATCTCCTAACGTATGAATAAAATCTCCAACCTTTAAATTACATTCGTGTGCAATTAAGTGTGTGAGGAGCGCATAACTAGCAATGTTAAATGGAACCCCTAAGAAAATATCCCCGCTTCGTTGATAGAGCTGACAGGATAATTTTCCATCGGCAACGTAAAACTGAAACATAGTATGACAAGGTGGTAAAGCCATATTTGGAACATCTTCAGGATTCCATGCAGAAACAATTAAACGTCGAGAATCTGGGTTCACTTTGATCGTTTCGATGACATCATTTAATTGATCAATCGTTTGATTGGTCGTTGTTTGCCAAGCGCGCCATTGTTTGCCATACACAGAACCGAGATCACCAAATCGTTTAGCAAATCCATCATCCGTTAGAACTAGTTGTTTAAATCGGTCCATTTGCTCTCTATATTGTGCATTAAATGCTTCGTCTAGCAAACTTCTGCGTCCAAAATCTGTCATATCTGGTCCGTCGTATTGTTCACTTTCTATCCATTTTTTAAACGCCCATTCATTCCAAATGTTGTTGTTATGCTCCAGTAAATAACGAATGTTAGAGTCCCCTTTAATAAACCAAAGAAGCTCACTCGCAATGAGCCGAAATGGGACAAGCTTCGTTGTCAGTAAAGGGAAACCCTCTGATAAGTCAAAACGCATTTGATAACCAAATAATGAATGCGTGCCAGTATTTGTACGATCCCCTTTTATTGTCCCGTGTTCCAATACTTCTTCACAAAGCTTTAAATACGCTTGCTCTCCCGTAACCATATACGAAGACACTCCTATCTAAAAAAATACGAATCTATATGAGAAAGGTCAATGGAATGAAATTGTTGAAAAAATTGATACGTATTCGGTGCAAGTTGGTGTAATTTTTTCCGAGTCCTTTCATTACAATAATAATAGGCAAAAGACTCCGCAAAGTATTCGGATGTGTACGTTTCAAAATAAGATTGATCAGGGAACATGGAAGAAACCTCTTCCTCCCATAGCCTATTCATACTTGTACGATGTTGAGAGGACGTGCTCAACAATTGATACACCGTATGCCCAATTTCATGGAGTTCTAAATTAATAGACCCATGACCATTCCCGGGTACACTTGCTCCAATTTTTGCCGAGATTAACCAGCCACCTCCGGCTCCTGGAACATCTTCCCAAGTCACATCTTTTGTCCATCCACGTGGTTTTTCCCATTTTAAATAATATAACAAAGGTTCGTCTGTAAGACTACCTTCAAACAATCTAATTTTTACCCCTTGGTCTACCAATAACTCTAGAATTGGTCGATCAATGGAGTTTATTCGTTTAACCATGGGAATAAGTGCATTCACATTCTCCACAATTTCCGGTATGACAATCAAAGACTTTAATAAATCTGAATTATCTAATTTATATATTGGATAAAGCGCTTCTTTACCCTTAGCCTGCTCCAGCATAATTCCATGAAATGGTTTTGTAATATCGATAAAGGGCAACATAATGAGCAACCCTATTACACTTAAACGACCTATATACTTCCGTAACCGGTTCATTGCTACTCTAGAACGCTAAGATATCTATATTTGTAGTTTTCTATGGTGATACCCTCATTGTAACACATATATTACAAAAACATTTCGTTTTCAAAATGAATTCATATTCTTTCTTTTAGGACATAAATCTTGTTAAGAGCAAATTTAGGAAAGGGGATAGTTCGCATGCTACAAACCGGAAATGTTCAGCAAGTTGTAAAACATTCCATGGCATATGGTTTCTTGCTTAGCCAACCATTTTCCTTTTATGTGGATGCTTACCCTGTATTACAAAATGAGGTCTTATCACAGGCGCAGAATCTAAAATACGGTCAACATAATGAATCCGTCATTGTACTACAATATAAGCTTAGCCAGTTGAACTATTTTAAACAGCCTGTTGATGGTGAGTTTGGTATTCGAACCGAATATGCCTTAAAAAGCTTCCAAAAGGATCATCACTTAACAGTAAATGGTGTAGCAAATCAAAAAACAATTACAACGCTCATGAAAATTGAGCGGAAAAAATACTTACAACCACTGAAATCCATCAAGAATGATTATGTCCCAGGAGAACAAGGAGAAGACATTACAAAAATACAAAAAGCCCTCCAATACTTTGGTTATTATAAAGGAGAGCTAGATGGTATTTATGGTCCATTAACCGACAAAGCAATCATTAATTTTCAAGAAGATCATGGGCTAGAAGTGAAAAAGTCTATTAATGAGAAAACGGTAAATGAGATATATGAAGCAGAACCGACAGAACCGGTAAAAACAGTTGAAGCACCAACTTCTAATACAGAACAAAAAGAAGCGGAGCCGAAACCAGTAAAAAAACAAACGACCTCCTACTCCGTTTCTAGTGTAATTACAACAGCAAAAAGCTTAATTGGCACCCCTTATGTCTGGGGTGGAGAATCACCAGGAGGATTTGACTGTAGTGGGTTTATTCAATATGTATATCAGTCTCAAGGAATAAAATTAGGTAGAACGGTTAGTGACATTTGGAATGCAACAAAACCTGTTTCTAATCTTTCCGTCGGAGATTTTGTTTTTTATCAGACTTACAAAGCAGGACCCTCCCATATGGGGATCTACTTAGGAAACAATCAATTTATTCATGCTGGCGAATCAAATGGGGTAGAAATATCTGATATGGGGATTTCATATTGGAAAGAGCGATATATAGGAGCAAAACGGGTGGCTCAATAGTTGATAAAAAAGCGTGATATCGAACATGATGTCACGCTTTAGTAATCTATATTCCATTCCTGTAAAAAACGGTGAAGAAACAATTCCATAAAGTTATGTCGCTCTTCCGCCATCATTTTTGCTGTTTCCGTGTTCATTTTATCTTTTAATAGTAGTAATTTATCATAAAAATGTTGAATAGATGCTAGTTCTTTTTCACCTGAAAGTTCCGAGTGAAGCGGACGACCTTTAGAGCCTCCATACGCAAATGTTCTCGCAATTCCAATTGCTCCGATAGCATCCAATCGATCCGCATCTTGCACGATTTTTCCTTCTATTGTAATTGGCGTATTTCCCTTGCTAAAGGACACATCCTGTATAGCTACTCCAATAGCTTTTCGTGTAGAGTAGTCAACTCCAATTCCCTCTAAGAATTCATCTCGTTCTTTTCTAGCTTCCTCTGGTGAATCCGTTAGCTTTCGATCATCAACGTCATGTAACCATCCAGCTGCCTCTGTTACAAAGACTTCCGCATCCTCCAGTTTGGCAATTCTTCCAGCAAGTAGCGCTACTCTTCGCATGTGGTAATAGTCATGTCCGGATCCGTCTTTCGCAAATTTGTTGTACACATAGGATTGTATCGCACTAATATGATCCATTTTATTCATACCTCCTTTCATTCAAATAAATCAAGCTGCCTAGGATTTAACTGCTCATACGTAATGTTTAATAGTTCCATTAATTCAATGGCATTTCGTGCAGCATCTCCCCCTGAATTATTATTAAATAAGACCGTCACATTTCGACATGCATTATCCAGTTCGTTTAAATGACTGGCCCACTCTTCTAACTCTCGACGATTGTAATGATAAAGAAAGCGAACAGCACGCCAATCTGCCTGACCATTTCTATTCCATCCATGCACATTTCTCCCGTGAAATCTTACAAGTGTATTATGTTCGGACGTTGGTTCTAAAACAGTAGGAATAGAACCAACCCCTGCTTGTGGTTCGTCACAAATGGTATGTATCCATTTTTCTTCTTTCATAAATTGAATGGTTTGATTTTTTCTGTTTCCTTCAAACCATGTTCGATTACGAAATTCTAATGCAAGAGGTAAATCTGGTAAAAGTTCGCGTATGACTCTTAATTTCCGTATATTTGCCTTCGTTACATCAAACCAAGGTGGAAACTGAAACAGGATGCAATTTAGTTTATTTGCATGTAGAACTGGAGTGATCGATTGTTTATATGCTGCAAACAGTTCCTTTGCTTCTTGAAGACTTTTCTTTTGACGGTCATGCCCTGTCATTCCTTGAAAAGCTTTTATCACAAAGGAAAAACGATCAGGTGTGTCTGTTACCCATTTTTGATAATTTTTTTCGGGTTGGATTGCGTAAAAAGCAGTATCCACTTCCACTACAGGAAAATAGGAGCTATAGGTAGATAATTTGTTCGTTGAGGTCGTTTTCGTTGGATATAGTGTATCGTGATCTCCCCACCCAGTTAAACCTATATGTATGGCCATTTCTTTCCGTTCCTCCCTTATCTCCATTGTAGTATAATGGAGGGAAAAACAAAATGATAACGGGATACAAAACCTCATTCAACCTCTATAAATGAATCGGTGGATTCAGGCTGAAACCCTTGACGCAACTGGTAAAATAAGCTATATTTGATACAAGCAAAGAAGATGTAATGGGTTCATAAATGACAGGTAGCTTCCGAGTAAGAAGTGGATGGAATTGTGATCCTTCGCTTCTCTCAGAGCTACCTTTTTACATGCAACTTCATCTTGTTTGTATTACCACGTAATACGTGTAAGTTTTTAGGAGGATGTAACATGCAAAACGGTGTAGTAAAATGGTTTAACGCGGAAAAAGGCTACGGTTTCATTCAATTGGAAGAAGGAAATGATGTGTTCGTTCACTATTCTGCTATCCAAGAGGAAGGCTTTAAAACATTAGAGGAAGGTCAAGAAGTATCTTTCGAAATCGTCGATGGAGAACGCGGCCCGCAAGCAGCTAACGTAACGAAAAAATAAACAATATATATAAATATATATAATAGCGATGACCAAATGGTCATCGCTTTTCTTGTGTTCCAAAAAAATCTATTGAATTTCTATTATCTACTAGGTATAATATTTGCTTGGTAGTTTTAAACTACCCGCGGTTCGAAATCTCCCGCGTCATCAAAACTAAGGAGGAATCATTTTGCAAAATGAATGGATTTGGATTGTGTTTGCAATCCTGAATTTCAGCATGCTTCTCATTTTATACCGCACGTTTGGAAAAGCTGGTTTGTTCGTATGGATTGGTATGGCTACCGTTATTGCGAATATTCAAGTCGTAAAAACCGTTGAACTGTTCGGACTAACCGCTACATTGGGGAATATCATTTATGGTACCATCTTCCTCGCAACAGACATATTAAATGAGAAGTACGGAAAAGAAGACGCTAAAAAAGCGGTCTGGTTAGGGTTTTCTACTCTAATTATTATGACAATTATTATGCAGATCGTTTTGAAGTTTCAGCCCGGACCTGAAGACTTTGCCCAAGAATCGCTCGTTACGATATTTGGACTTATACCTAACATTGCGATTGGTAGTCTATCAGCGTTCATTGTCAGTCAGTATTTAGATGTTTGGATTTACAGTAAGATTAAAGCTGCTTTACCAGACACCAAGTTTCTCTGGATACGTAATAACGGGAGTACGATGATAAGTCAGCTAGTTGATACAGCTATTTTCTGTGGTATTGCTTTCTACGGACAATATCCATTTAATATTTGGCTGGAGATCTTTATTAGTACCTATATCATTAAGTTTATCGTTGCAGCTATGGATACCCCATTCCTATATATGGCGAAAGGTATCAAAACTTCATCTTAAATAACAATAAGGCAATGCTTTGGACAAGCATTGCCTTCAAACTAGATAAAGGTAGGGACATTCTATGTTAGAAATCTATACAGACGGAGCAGCAAGTGGCGATCCAGGTCCTAGTGGAATCGGAATCTATATAAAAAACGGAAAAGATCATGTTGAATATTCTTTTTATAGTGGAGTCTATTCTAATCATGAAGCAGAATTTCTTGCTGTTATTAAGGCATTAGAAATATGTAAACAAGCCTACCCAGAAGAGATTTTATCAGTTCGCTCTGACTCTAAACTAGTTGTGGACGTTATCGAAAAGGAGTTTACAAAAAACCCTAAATTCGCACCATTGTTGGATGAGATTCTTAGAAAATCACACACATTTCCTTACTTCTTTATTAAATGGATTCCTGAGAAGCAAAATAGCAAAGCAGATCAACTTGCACGACAAGCGATACAACGTCATAAGGAGGACTTTTTTACGCAATAATACCCTTCTTTTTTAAGAGTTTCGCAGCACCAGATGGTGAAGTGATTCCTTCCACCTTCAGAAGTTCTAACAAACTTAAAAAATAACTTCCAACAAAAGCTTGTTGGTTTTGGAGAGTCGTTTTTAAAGCAAGTATCACTTTCCAATCCTCTGACATTGTCGATCGTTTCCCGAAATATATAAATGTTACTTCCTCGTCTGTTAACTTGAATCCTTTAGCCCATAAATCATCTAAATAAAAGGCTAATTGTTTAGACAAGCTCATTTGTTTCCCCTCTTATTTTAAACTCCGTATCATATAATTCATTCTACAAGAACGCACGTTCTGTTGTCTAGTTTAAACACTAGTAATTAAAATGAGTCTATTCTATCAATGGTGGAAACAAATAATCTATATTAAACTACCATTTATTAGAATCATCGAAGATTTTCGAAAATTATAACATTTTCATATATTGTTTACTTTTAAATAATAGAGTATTAAACTACTTATGGATTGACAGAATAGTAAGTATTAATTCTTAGGGGGTTATAATCCATGAAAAAATTTCTACTAGCTTTAGGTTTAATATCAGCACTAGTAATTGCTGGGTGTCAGTCAGATGATGGAAAAGATAAAGAAGAAAAAGCATCTGAAGAAAATGCAAGTGATTCAGACGTTAAACTTGTTTTATTAGATGAACAAGCAAACTTCACTTCTACTTTCAGTCAATTCCAACAACCGATTAATGCGTATCAGGCTACAATTGGTGATGAAGAAGTAACGCCAGAAGATCGTGCAGCAGCTGCTGATGAAGCACTTGTAGCGGCGAAAAATGCACAAACTGAACTAGATAACTACAAACCAAGTGCAGATCTTCCTGATGATGTAAAAGATTCTTATACTAAAGCATTAACTATGTTGAAAGATTACTATAGCGAAGTAGCTTCAGCAATTGAAGCAAACGCAGATGCAGCTGACTTCACTTCTGCTCAAGCTAAATGGGACGAGTACCAAAGCGCAATTGGAACGCTTTACGAAAATTCTGACCTACTAGCTCCTAACATGGCAGATGCTTTAAGCTAATACTTAGAAATGAAAAACGGCCCCTCAGGGCCGTTTTTTTATACCTTTATAACTTATAAATCTTTGTGTATTTTTCTGTTAAATAATCTACTAAGTAGCTTGGGTTTAATCCTTCTCCTGTTACATCTTTCAAAATTTCAAGTGGCTGTTTCATCTTTCCGTAACGATGAACCTTATTCCCCAACCATTCTTTTATCTTTAAAAACTGTCCATTTCGAATGAATGACTCTACATCTAATTCTTTTTTCATCGCGTGATGAATTTGTGCAGCATACATATATCCTAAGGCATATGATGGAAAATAGCCAAAGTCTCCTCCGGACCAGTGAATGTCCTGAAGCACTCCATCTCTGTCCGATTCTGGACGAATTCCTAAGTAGTCCTCCATTTTATCATTCCAAAGTCTCGGAAGATCTTTTACTTCTATTTCTCCACCAATGAGTGCTTTCTCCAGTTCATAGCGAATCATGATGTGTAAAGCATACGTCATCTCATCTGCCTCAATTCGTATGAAAGACGGTTTCACTTCGTTAATTGCTCGATAAAAATCATCAAAGCTTAGGTCTTGAAATTCCTTTGGTGCAAATGATTTAAATACATCAAAATGATTTTCCCAGAAGCCTTCATCTCTTGCTACAAAGTTTTCCCAAAATAAGGACTGAGATTCATGAATCCCCATAGAAGTTCCACCTGCAAGTGGTGTTTGATAAAGGGAAGGATCAATGTTTTGTTCATATAAAGCGTGTCCACCTTCATGAATCGTGCCAAATACTGCCATACGGAAATCCTCTTCATCATAACGAGTGGTCACACGTACATCTTTAGGATTGATTCCAATTGCGAATGGGTGTACCGTTTCATCTAACCGGCCAGCTTCAAAATCAAAACCCATTCGTTTCAGAATTTCCAAACTAAAGCCTTCCTGTTTTTCTTTTGGAAAATGGTGTTGCAGTAATTCAGGATTTGGTTTATGACTAGATTGATTTACTTTTTCAACTAGAGCAGTCAGTTCTATTCTTAATGCGGAAAACACTTGATCTAACGTCTCAGTAGTGACACCAGGTTCATACATATCTAGCAATGCATCGTAAATATGCTTCTCATAGCCCCAGTATTCTGCAAATTTTCGCTTGAAATCTACTAATTTTTCTAAGTATGGTTGTAGTAAAGAAAAATCACCTTTTTCACGCGCTTCTGTCCAAACAGATTCTGCACGAGATTGAAGGGTAACATATTCTTTATATTCTTGTTCTGGAATTTTTTTATTCCGGTTATATTCCTTTTCACACTCTTCAACTGATTTGGCAAGAACAGGGTCGTTCGTTTTTCCTTTTAATGCATCAATAAACTGCTTCATTTGATCGGATGTAGATAGAACATGAATTTTTTGAGATAAGAAGCCAATCACCTCAGAGCGAAGTTCCATCCCTTTACGTGGTGCTTTCGTTCTTAAATCCCACATCATCAGATATAAAGATTCTTCATACGCTTTCTGTTCCTTTAATAACTCTTTAAATTGTTGTTCTGTTTCTTTTATTGTCATCGATGACACCCCTTCCAGTAATTACTCACTCGAGTCTTATTTTACCAAACATTCTAATAGATGTACGTTCCTTTTATTTAGCTTTTGGTCGTTTTACTAGTTCCCCGCCACAGTTTGGGCAAACATGATTCATCCCAGTGGTACAATCCGGACAAAACGTACATTCATACACACAGATATACGCCTCCTCTTTTGGTGAAAGCTGTTTAGAGCATTTCTCGCATGTTGTTCTCATTTCCAAAGTCATCTTTATCTCCCCCTGTTCTCTATAGCTAATAATTCCACAATTACTTCTATAAATCCTTTATTATAAAAATGCAGAAGCCTTATATAGACTTCTGCTCCCCCTTATTATTTCGTTTTCCCAAAATATTGATAGTAATCCGTTTTAATAAAACCATTAAACAGCTTTCTCTTTTTGGTCGCTTTTTTTCCATAAAGCTGTTCGAACTTCTCGTAAGACGTTAAAATATACACACTCCAAGAAGGATGGTTTTTCATGACTTCCCCAAGATCTCGATATAGTTTTTCTACTTCCATTCGATCCCCGATACGCTGTCCGTATGGTGGATTCCCTACAAGGTAGCCATTTTCTTTTTTGATCGATAAATCTTTAACTTGCATTTGCTTAAATGTTACAAGGTCACCTAATCCGGCTTCTATTGCATTATCTTTAGCTACCTGAATCATGCGATGGTCAATATCAGATCCATGTATATCAAGGGGTTGATCGTATTTCGCCAAATCTTCTGCTTCTTGACGGGCCTTATCCCATACAGCTTGCCCAACTAAGTGCCAGTCTTCCGAAGCAAATTCCCTGTTGAAGCCTGGTGCTATATTTTGTCCAATGAGTGCAGCCTCAATTGGGATGGTTCCAGACCCACAAAATGGATCAACTAATGGCTGATCTGGTGTCCAATTCGTAAGCTGAATCAGTGCAGCAGCTAGTGTTTCTTTGAGTGGAGCTTCCCCTTGTCCTACTCGATAACCACGTTTATGTAAGCCAGTTCCAGAAGTATCTAATGTTAATGTTACAATATCTTTTAGAATCGCGACTTCTATTCGATAGAATGCTCCTGTTTCTTCTAACCAACTAGCAATGCCATATTTTTGCTTTAGTCGTTCTACAACCGCTTTTTTCACAATAGACTGGCAGTCCGGAACACTGTGTAACGTAGATTTGACTGATTTGCCGATAACGGGAAACTCCCCATCCTCTGGTATGAACTGCTCCCATTCGATTTGCTTGGTTTGATCGAATAATTCTTCAAAGCTTGTAGCTTTAAATTCCCCAACCAGTAACTTTACACGGTCTGCTGTTCGAAGCCATAAATTAGCTCGAGGGATAGCTTCCACAGGTGCTGTAAAAAGTACTTTCCCATTATCCACTTTTACATCTGTATATCCTAATGCTTTTACTTCATTTGCTACAATGGATTCTAACCCCATTGCTGCAGTAGCAATCAATTGTACTTCTTTTTTCATAGTAATGTCCCTTCTATATATATATCCTCTTGTCTATGATAATAGAAGGATTACTTAAACGCAAAAAAACCCTTTCTAAAAGAAAGGGTTTCATCTATAATAGCATCAGACCAATGAATGTTTTGTAAGCCATGTTCTGTACTGTTGTACTCCAAACGGTGGTCAGCCTCGTACTTAAGCAGTAATCATCTATCTACAAGCATTAGCTTGTCCCTCTTTCGGTTCAGTTCCCTACTAAAGGATGCCCCTACCATTATTTGGGTTGCTCACTCGTGGGGTTTACCTCGTTCCACTCAGAATGTTTCCATTCTGACTACGTCACTGTGGCACTTTCAAGGTTGCAATACCATATCCGAAGACTTAGGTATCTTCCCTGCCGTTAGCCAGTTAGGCTACCTTGACTTATGATTTCGTCAAGCACGAACACTACAAGCATCACAGCTTGTGTGAGCATGGACTTTCCTCTACACGACAAATCGTGCAGCGATTACTCCAACATTCATCTATGCGCAATCTTCATTGTAAAAGGAATCATCTCTTACGTCAAACCATTATATCACCGATATGTACGACCTGTCATTGGTAATGTTTAGTCGACATCTGAGTATTTTTTACCGAAGACTGCTTTTTCAAGATTCGACACTCTTTTTAAAATGTCATAGTTCACTTGATGATTAGAGGTCTGTGGACGAGATTTAGGTTGTCCAGCACCTCTCTTTAAACGCTCATTTTCTTGTCGTAATCGATCTATTTCTTGTTGAAAGTGCTCATAGTCTTGAATGACAATATCCAAAAATTCATCTACTTCCTC includes:
- the gpsB gene encoding cell division regulator GpsB translates to MLERIQLTGKDILEKNFKTGMRGYNQEEVDEFLDIVIQDYEHFQQEIDRLRQENERLKRGAGQPKSRPQTSNHQVNYDILKRVSNLEKAVFGKKYSDVD
- a CDS encoding DUF6123 family protein; protein product: MSLSKQLAFYLDDLWAKGFKLTDEEVTFIYFGKRSTMSEDWKVILALKTTLQNQQAFVGSYFLSLLELLKVEGITSPSGAAKLLKKKGIIA
- a CDS encoding carboxypeptidase M32, giving the protein MTIKETEQQFKELLKEQKAYEESLYLMMWDLRTKAPRKGMELRSEVIGFLSQKIHVLSTSDQMKQFIDALKGKTNDPVLAKSVEECEKEYNRNKKIPEQEYKEYVTLQSRAESVWTEAREKGDFSLLQPYLEKLVDFKRKFAEYWGYEKHIYDALLDMYEPGVTTETLDQVFSALRIELTALVEKVNQSSHKPNPELLQHHFPKEKQEGFSLEILKRMGFDFEAGRLDETVHPFAIGINPKDVRVTTRYDEEDFRMAVFGTIHEGGHALYEQNIDPSLYQTPLAGGTSMGIHESQSLFWENFVARDEGFWENHFDVFKSFAPKEFQDLSFDDFYRAINEVKPSFIRIEADEMTYALHIMIRYELEKALIGGEIEVKDLPRLWNDKMEDYLGIRPESDRDGVLQDIHWSGGDFGYFPSYALGYMYAAQIHHAMKKELDVESFIRNGQFLKIKEWLGNKVHRYGKMKQPLEILKDVTGEGLNPSYLVDYLTEKYTKIYKL
- a CDS encoding anthrax toxin lethal factor-related metalloendopeptidase translates to MLPFIDITKPFHGIMLEQAKGKEALYPIYKLDNSDLLKSLIVIPEIVENVNALIPMVKRINSIDRPILELLVDQGVKIRLFEGSLTDEPLLYYLKWEKPRGWTKDVTWEDVPGAGGGWLISAKIGASVPGNGHGSINLELHEIGHTVYQLLSTSSQHRTSMNRLWEEEVSSMFPDQSYFETYTSEYFAESFAYYYCNERTRKKLHQLAPNTYQFFQQFHSIDLSHIDSYFFR
- a CDS encoding DUF72 domain-containing protein, translating into MAIHIGLTGWGDHDTLYPTKTTSTNKLSTYSSYFPVVEVDTAFYAIQPEKNYQKWVTDTPDRFSFVIKAFQGMTGHDRQKKSLQEAKELFAAYKQSITPVLHANKLNCILFQFPPWFDVTKANIRKLRVIRELLPDLPLALEFRNRTWFEGNRKNQTIQFMKEEKWIHTICDEPQAGVGSIPTVLEPTSEHNTLVRFHGRNVHGWNRNGQADWRAVRFLYHYNRRELEEWASHLNELDNACRNVTVLFNNNSGGDAARNAIELMELLNITYEQLNPRQLDLFE
- a CDS encoding THUMP domain-containing class I SAM-dependent RNA methyltransferase, with the translated sequence MKKEVQLIATAAMGLESIVANEVKALGYTDVKVDNGKVLFTAPVEAIPRANLWLRTADRVKLLVGEFKATSFEELFDQTKQIEWEQFIPEDGEFPVIGKSVKSTLHSVPDCQSIVKKAVVERLKQKYGIASWLEETGAFYRIEVAILKDIVTLTLDTSGTGLHKRGYRVGQGEAPLKETLAAALIQLTNWTPDQPLVDPFCGSGTIPIEAALIGQNIAPGFNREFASEDWHLVGQAVWDKARQEAEDLAKYDQPLDIHGSDIDHRMIQVAKDNAIEAGLGDLVTFKQMQVKDLSIKKENGYLVGNPPYGQRIGDRMEVEKLYRDLGEVMKNHPSWSVYILTSYEKFEQLYGKKATKKRKLFNGFIKTDYYQYFGKTK
- a CDS encoding HD domain-containing protein, whose product is MDHISAIQSYVYNKFAKDGSGHDYYHMRRVALLAGRIAKLEDAEVFVTEAAGWLHDVDDRKLTDSPEEARKERDEFLEGIGVDYSTRKAIGVAIQDVSFSKGNTPITIEGKIVQDADRLDAIGAIGIARTFAYGGSKGRPLHSELSGEKELASIQHFYDKLLLLKDKMNTETAKMMAEERHNFMELFLHRFLQEWNIDY
- a CDS encoding queuosine precursor transporter; the encoded protein is MQNEWIWIVFAILNFSMLLILYRTFGKAGLFVWIGMATVIANIQVVKTVELFGLTATLGNIIYGTIFLATDILNEKYGKEDAKKAVWLGFSTLIIMTIIMQIVLKFQPGPEDFAQESLVTIFGLIPNIAIGSLSAFIVSQYLDVWIYSKIKAALPDTKFLWIRNNGSTMISQLVDTAIFCGIAFYGQYPFNIWLEIFISTYIIKFIVAAMDTPFLYMAKGIKTSS
- a CDS encoding dihydrofolate reductase, with translation MLSFLVAMDRNRVIGYENNLPWRLPKDLKFFKELTTSQTVIMGRRTFESMGKPLPNRTNVIVTTDYAYKQDGCIVIHSLDTILQWEKESPNRELFIIGGGKIFEQMLPHVDRMYITYIDESFKGDTYFPNFNPAEWVLTSEKKGEKDDNNPYDYYFRQYDRA
- a CDS encoding cold-shock protein; the protein is MQNGVVKWFNAEKGYGFIQLEEGNDVFVHYSAIQEEGFKTLEEGQEVSFEIVDGERGPQAANVTKK
- the tatA gene encoding twin-arginine translocase TatA/TatE family subunit translates to MLSNIGFPGLILILIIALVVFGPSKLPEIGKAIGSSLKEFKKATRDLVSDDDTKKIDDKK
- a CDS encoding ribonuclease HI family protein, which encodes MLEIYTDGAASGDPGPSGIGIYIKNGKDHVEYSFYSGVYSNHEAEFLAVIKALEICKQAYPEEILSVRSDSKLVVDVIEKEFTKNPKFAPLLDEILRKSHTFPYFFIKWIPEKQNSKADQLARQAIQRHKEDFFTQ
- a CDS encoding C40 family peptidase, with protein sequence MLQTGNVQQVVKHSMAYGFLLSQPFSFYVDAYPVLQNEVLSQAQNLKYGQHNESVIVLQYKLSQLNYFKQPVDGEFGIRTEYALKSFQKDHHLTVNGVANQKTITTLMKIERKKYLQPLKSIKNDYVPGEQGEDITKIQKALQYFGYYKGELDGIYGPLTDKAIINFQEDHGLEVKKSINEKTVNEIYEAEPTEPVKTVEAPTSNTEQKEAEPKPVKKQTTSYSVSSVITTAKSLIGTPYVWGGESPGGFDCSGFIQYVYQSQGIKLGRTVSDIWNATKPVSNLSVGDFVFYQTYKAGPSHMGIYLGNNQFIHAGESNGVEISDMGISYWKERYIGAKRVAQ
- a CDS encoding thymidylate synthase — translated: MVTGEQAYLKLCEEVLEHGTIKGDRTNTGTHSLFGYQMRFDLSEGFPLLTTKLVPFRLIASELLWFIKGDSNIRYLLEHNNNIWNEWAFKKWIESEQYDGPDMTDFGRRSLLDEAFNAQYREQMDRFKQLVLTDDGFAKRFGDLGSVYGKQWRAWQTTTNQTIDQLNDVIETIKVNPDSRRLIVSAWNPEDVPNMALPPCHTMFQFYVADGKLSCQLYQRSGDIFLGVPFNIASYALLTHLIAHECNLKVGDFIHTLGDAHIYSNHKEQVLTQLSREPKSLPNLKLNPEKKSVFDFEMEDLALEGYDPHPSIKAPVAV
- a CDS encoding DUF1272 domain-containing protein gives rise to the protein MTLEMRTTCEKCSKQLSPKEEAYICVYECTFCPDCTTGMNHVCPNCGGELVKRPKAK